Proteins from a single region of Mumia flava:
- a CDS encoding DUF4192 domain-containing protein, whose protein sequence is MPDVLRARSLADLVGVVPILLGFHPRDSLVAFCLHGPGGRIGFRLRADLPELGELTELTELLAAHLASQQPDAVVVIAFAEHAGVADEAVAALEAALARHDVDVCEAARFDGRRAYSLLCDDPGCCPPEGVPCDAATSPMLAEAVFRGVEVLPDREALERRFAPQSGPLVDEVAAAVSRERARMVRLRRELRREGRRTRRSLETELARAGAQRVRDVLDRLGARGAPGAEEIATLAVWSSLVGVRDVAWARIDRATAPDALGLWRTVATRVPQRWVVAPLCLAAFAAWLSGDGAQAQCALDRVEDLDPDCSMAALVQKALTHCLDPRSWEMPGDALGAAGVRESPRVS, encoded by the coding sequence ATGCCTGACGTCCTTCGCGCCCGCAGCCTCGCCGACCTCGTCGGCGTCGTGCCGATCCTGCTCGGATTCCACCCCCGCGACTCGCTGGTCGCGTTCTGCCTGCACGGGCCCGGCGGGCGGATCGGGTTCCGGCTGCGTGCCGACCTGCCGGAGCTCGGAGAGCTCACCGAGCTCACCGAGCTCCTCGCCGCCCACCTGGCCTCCCAGCAGCCCGACGCGGTGGTCGTGATCGCGTTCGCCGAGCACGCCGGCGTGGCGGACGAGGCCGTGGCCGCCCTGGAGGCCGCGTTGGCCCGACACGACGTCGACGTGTGCGAGGCCGCGCGCTTCGACGGTCGACGGGCGTACTCCCTGCTCTGCGACGACCCGGGCTGCTGCCCGCCCGAGGGTGTCCCGTGCGACGCCGCGACGTCGCCGATGCTGGCGGAGGCGGTCTTCCGCGGTGTCGAGGTGCTGCCCGACCGGGAGGCCCTCGAACGCCGGTTCGCACCGCAGAGCGGTCCGCTGGTCGACGAGGTCGCGGCCGCCGTGTCGAGGGAGCGCGCCCGGATGGTGCGGCTGCGTCGTGAGCTCAGGCGGGAGGGGCGTCGCACCCGGCGCTCGCTCGAGACCGAGCTGGCGCGGGCCGGGGCGCAGCGGGTGCGCGACGTCCTCGACCGCCTGGGGGCCCGCGGAGCGCCGGGCGCGGAGGAGATCGCGACCCTGGCGGTCTGGAGCTCGCTCGTGGGAGTCCGCGACGTGGCGTGGGCGCGGATCGACCGTGCGACGGCGCCCGACGCCCTCGGGCTGTGGCGCACGGTCGCGACCCGGGTCCCGCAGCGCTGGGTGGTCGCGCCGCTGTGCCTCGCGGCCTTCGCCGCCTGGCTCAGCGGGGACGGCGCGCAAGCCCAGTGCGCGCTCGACCGGGTGGAGGATCTCGACCCCGACTGCTCGATGGCCGCGCTCGTGCAGAAGGCCCTGACGCACTGCCTGGACCCACGCTCGTGGGAGATGCCCGGCGACGCGCTCGGTGCCGCAGGCGTGCGCGAATCGCCGCGGGTCTCCTAG
- a CDS encoding DNA polymerase IV: MRRHATVLHLDLDAFFAAVEQRDKPSLRGKPVVVGGLGPRGVVSTASYEARVYGVRSAMRTAEARARCPHAAYLGGRFDAYRAASRIVMDRLRELSALVEPMSLDEAFVDLAASDEARDLDPDALHAIAEQVRADVASRTGGLTASVGIGTSKLMAKIASELAKPDGVRVIPPGTEADVLGPMSARAIPGVGPATAERLRRIGVTTVDEVRAVADDDLRSLLGRSSGAALAALARGIDPRPVVAEREAKSVSVEDTFEIDLTDPRVLGDIAERMGRRVAERLARSGLSGRTVTLKVRHHDFETHTRSTTLAGPTDDARVIVRTARSLLSEVDTSGGIRLIGVGMSGLADWVQDDLFSGAPEKHEPVDAPDPDPTVTTAGARARPGGPGGRRWVPGADVVHDEHGPGWVWGSGLGRVTVRFETRLSGPGPVRTLDADDPALRAGTVEA, encoded by the coding sequence ATGCGGCGCCACGCCACCGTCCTCCACCTCGACCTCGATGCGTTCTTCGCCGCCGTCGAGCAGCGCGACAAGCCGTCGCTGCGCGGCAAGCCCGTCGTCGTCGGCGGACTGGGGCCGCGCGGCGTCGTGTCCACCGCGTCGTACGAGGCGCGCGTCTACGGCGTCCGCTCGGCGATGCGGACCGCCGAGGCCCGCGCGCGCTGCCCCCACGCCGCGTACCTCGGCGGTCGCTTCGACGCCTACCGCGCCGCCAGTCGGATCGTGATGGACCGCCTGCGCGAGCTCTCGGCGCTCGTCGAGCCGATGTCGCTCGACGAGGCGTTCGTCGACCTCGCCGCGTCCGACGAGGCGCGCGACCTCGATCCCGACGCACTCCACGCGATCGCCGAGCAGGTCCGTGCCGACGTCGCGTCCCGGACGGGTGGGCTGACCGCCTCGGTCGGCATCGGCACCTCCAAGCTGATGGCGAAGATCGCGAGCGAGCTCGCCAAGCCCGACGGGGTCCGCGTGATCCCGCCCGGCACCGAGGCGGACGTCCTCGGCCCGATGTCGGCCCGAGCGATCCCCGGCGTCGGTCCCGCCACCGCCGAGCGGCTGCGCCGGATCGGCGTGACCACCGTCGACGAGGTCCGCGCGGTCGCCGACGACGATCTGCGCTCGCTGCTCGGCCGCTCCTCGGGCGCGGCGCTGGCCGCCCTCGCGCGCGGGATCGACCCCCGCCCGGTCGTCGCCGAGCGCGAGGCCAAGTCCGTGAGCGTCGAGGACACCTTCGAGATCGACCTGACCGACCCGCGGGTGCTCGGCGACATCGCGGAGCGGATGGGCCGGCGCGTCGCCGAGCGCCTCGCACGCTCCGGGCTCTCCGGACGGACCGTCACCCTCAAGGTCCGTCACCACGACTTCGAGACGCACACCCGCTCGACCACGCTGGCCGGTCCCACCGACGACGCCCGGGTGATCGTCCGCACGGCCCGGTCGCTGCTGTCCGAGGTCGACACCAGCGGCGGGATCCGCCTGATCGGGGTCGGGATGTCCGGGCTGGCCGACTGGGTCCAGGACGACCTGTTCAGCGGTGCCCCCGAGAAGCACGAGCCGGTCGACGCACCCGACCCCGACCCGACGGTCACGACCGCAGGAGCCCGCGCCCGCCCCGGCGGACCCGGCGGCCGCCGCTGGGTGCCCGGCGCCGACGTCGTGCACGACGAGCACGGTCCGGGATGGGTCTGGGGATCGGGTCTGGGGCGCGTCACGGTCCGCTTCGAGACCCGCCTGTCCGGACCCGGCCCCGTACGCACCCTGGACGCGGACGACCCCGCGTTGCGAGCGGGTACGGTCGAGGCATGA
- a CDS encoding S9 family peptidase yields MSTPPVAKKQPQVRVHHGDEVVDDYEWLRDPENADTLAYLEAENAYAAERTAHLEDLRDRLFEETRSRIQETDLSVPVRRGDWWYYARTFEGREYAVHCRCPVDDPTDWTPPTLEVADGSVADIPGEQVLLDANAEAEGHDFFSLGALSVSRDGHLLAYSTDTTGDERFTLRVKDLRTGEVHPDEIAGVSYGATWSLDATHLFYSTVDDAWRPDKVWRHALGSAAAEDALVFHETDERYFTGVGATRSDRYLMVVSSSKVTSEVRVLDAADPTGDFRVVARRRDGIEYSVEHAVIGGEDRFLVLHNDAAVNFTLASVGVDDPSPQHWRTEIAHSDQVRLEDVDAFADFLAVSMRKDALAQVALIRLDGLAAGAPLPEAEPIAFDEPLFTSGLGSNPEWDQPLVRIGYTSFVTPETVYDYLVGSGELVLRRRQPVLGGYDPADYEQHREWVVARDGTHVPVSVVVRRGVPRDGSAPAMIYGYGAYEASMDPSFRVSRLSLLDRGMVFAVAHVRGGGEMGRGWYDDGKMLAKKNTFTDFVDCARHLATTGWTSADRLVAEGGSAGGLLMGAVANDAPDAFAGILAVVPFVDALTSILDPSLPLTVIEWDEWGDPLHDPDVYAYMKSYTPYENVREQDYPRILAVTSLHDTRVLYVEPAKWVARLRDVAGADVLLKTEMSAGHGGVSGRYESWKERAYELAWVIDVAGAPYEPVPSST; encoded by the coding sequence ATGAGCACCCCTCCCGTCGCCAAGAAGCAGCCGCAGGTCCGGGTCCATCACGGTGACGAGGTGGTCGACGACTACGAGTGGCTGCGCGACCCGGAGAACGCCGACACCCTCGCGTACCTCGAGGCCGAGAACGCCTACGCGGCCGAGCGGACCGCCCACCTGGAGGACCTGCGGGACCGACTCTTCGAGGAGACCCGCTCGCGGATCCAGGAGACCGACCTGTCGGTGCCGGTCCGGCGCGGTGACTGGTGGTACTACGCCCGGACCTTCGAGGGCCGCGAGTACGCGGTGCACTGCCGCTGTCCGGTCGACGACCCCACCGACTGGACTCCCCCGACCCTGGAGGTGGCGGACGGCTCGGTCGCCGACATCCCGGGCGAGCAGGTGCTGCTCGACGCCAACGCCGAGGCCGAGGGACACGACTTCTTCTCGCTCGGTGCCCTCAGCGTGAGCCGCGACGGCCACCTGCTCGCGTACTCGACGGACACGACCGGCGACGAACGCTTCACCCTGCGGGTCAAGGACCTGAGGACCGGCGAGGTGCACCCGGACGAGATCGCCGGGGTGTCCTACGGCGCGACCTGGTCGCTCGACGCGACCCACCTGTTCTACTCGACCGTGGACGACGCGTGGCGACCCGACAAGGTCTGGCGGCACGCGCTGGGCAGCGCGGCGGCCGAGGATGCGCTGGTCTTCCACGAGACCGACGAGCGCTACTTCACCGGCGTCGGCGCGACCCGCAGCGACCGCTACCTCATGGTCGTCTCGTCCTCGAAGGTCACGAGCGAGGTCCGGGTGCTCGACGCCGCCGACCCGACCGGCGACTTCCGTGTCGTCGCGCGGCGCCGCGACGGGATCGAGTACTCCGTCGAGCACGCCGTGATCGGCGGCGAGGACCGCTTCCTCGTCCTGCACAACGACGCGGCCGTGAACTTCACGCTCGCCAGCGTCGGCGTCGACGACCCCTCGCCGCAGCACTGGCGCACGGAGATCGCCCACTCCGACCAGGTCCGCCTCGAGGACGTCGACGCGTTCGCCGACTTCCTCGCCGTGAGCATGCGCAAGGACGCCCTCGCCCAGGTCGCACTGATCCGGCTCGACGGTCTCGCCGCAGGCGCGCCGCTCCCCGAGGCCGAGCCGATCGCCTTCGACGAGCCGCTGTTCACCTCCGGCCTCGGCTCGAACCCGGAGTGGGACCAGCCGCTCGTCAGGATCGGCTACACCTCCTTCGTCACACCCGAGACCGTCTACGACTACCTCGTCGGCTCCGGCGAGCTCGTGCTGCGTCGCCGTCAGCCGGTCCTCGGCGGCTACGACCCGGCCGACTACGAGCAGCACCGCGAGTGGGTCGTCGCCCGCGACGGTACGCACGTCCCCGTGTCGGTGGTCGTGCGCCGCGGGGTTCCCCGCGACGGCAGTGCGCCGGCCATGATCTACGGGTACGGCGCCTACGAGGCGAGCATGGACCCGTCGTTCCGCGTCTCCCGGCTGTCGCTGCTCGACCGCGGGATGGTGTTCGCGGTCGCGCACGTGCGCGGCGGCGGCGAGATGGGACGCGGCTGGTACGACGACGGCAAGATGCTGGCGAAGAAGAACACCTTCACCGACTTCGTCGACTGCGCCCGTCACCTCGCCACGACCGGGTGGACCTCGGCGGACCGGCTCGTCGCCGAGGGCGGCAGCGCCGGCGGGCTGCTGATGGGGGCGGTCGCCAACGACGCACCGGACGCGTTCGCCGGGATCCTCGCGGTGGTCCCGTTCGTCGACGCGCTGACGTCGATCCTCGACCCCTCGCTCCCCCTGACCGTGATCGAGTGGGACGAGTGGGGCGACCCCCTGCACGACCCGGACGTCTACGCCTACATGAAGTCCTACACGCCGTACGAGAACGTCCGCGAGCAGGACTACCCGCGGATCCTCGCCGTGACGAGTCTGCACGACACACGCGTCCTGTACGTCGAGCCGGCCAAGTGGGTCGCTCGGCTGCGCGACGTCGCGGGGGCCGACGTCCTGCTCAAGACCGAGATGTCGGCCGGCCACGGCGGCGTCAGCGGTCGGTACGAGTCGTGGAAGGAGCGGGCCTACGAGCTGGCCTGGGTGATCGACGTCGCCGGCGCCCCGTACGAACCCGTCCCGTCGTCGACGTGA
- a CDS encoding sigma-70 family RNA polymerase sigma factor, protein MYLDEISRTPLLDAAREVELSKAIEAGLLAKHLLEEGRIGRRKGGAPKSATQEELEWMVAEGDRAIDEFITANLRLVVSIARKYGRSQMPLLDLVQEGNTGLIRAVEKFDYRKGFKFSTYATWWVRQAITRGIAQQGRVVRLPVHVVEELNQVGAARRNLERQLGYEPDASEIAEELGMDVERVLDLISWGRDHVSLDSPVDEDGDTSLGDLVARETQPGPDHAVLDTESRDRLSGLVEHLGEREADIIRCRYGLLDGRQHKLADIGKRHGISAERVRQLEREAIQRLRKIADPDLAA, encoded by the coding sequence ATGTATCTCGACGAGATCTCGCGCACTCCGCTGCTCGACGCCGCTCGGGAGGTCGAGCTGAGCAAGGCCATCGAGGCGGGTCTGCTGGCCAAGCACCTGCTCGAGGAGGGCCGGATCGGCCGCCGCAAGGGCGGTGCGCCGAAGTCCGCCACCCAGGAGGAGCTGGAGTGGATGGTCGCCGAGGGTGACCGCGCCATCGACGAGTTCATCACCGCGAACCTCCGCCTGGTCGTCTCGATCGCCCGCAAGTACGGCCGGTCGCAGATGCCGCTGCTGGACCTCGTCCAGGAGGGCAACACCGGCCTGATCCGCGCGGTCGAGAAGTTCGACTACCGCAAGGGCTTCAAGTTCTCCACCTACGCGACCTGGTGGGTCCGCCAGGCGATCACCCGCGGCATCGCGCAGCAGGGTCGCGTGGTTCGCCTCCCGGTCCACGTGGTCGAGGAGCTGAACCAGGTCGGCGCCGCGCGTCGCAACCTGGAGCGCCAGCTCGGCTACGAGCCGGACGCCTCCGAGATCGCCGAGGAGCTGGGGATGGACGTCGAGCGCGTCCTCGACCTGATCTCCTGGGGCCGTGACCACGTGAGCCTCGACTCGCCGGTCGACGAGGACGGCGACACCTCGCTCGGCGACCTGGTCGCCCGCGAGACCCAGCCCGGCCCGGACCACGCGGTCCTCGACACCGAGTCCCGCGACCGGCTGTCGGGTCTCGTCGAGCACCTCGGCGAGCGCGAGGCGGACATCATCCGGTGCCGCTACGGCCTCCTCGACGGCCGTCAGCACAAGCTGGCCGACATCGGCAAGCGGCACGGCATCTCGGCGGAGCGGGTGCGCCAGCTCGAGCGGGAGGCCATCCAGCGGCTCCGCAAGATCGCGGACCCCGACCTGGCGGCCTGA
- the coaE gene encoding dephospho-CoA kinase encodes MRVGLTGGIGSGKSTVSALLAERGAVVIDSDLLSREVVEPGTEGLAAVVARFGDGVLDADGRLDRPALGAIVFADDAARRDLEAIVHPLVRARAAELERAAGEDAVVVHDVPLLVETGQTDAYDVVVVVDVPTETQVERLVQQRGMAEVDARARITAQATRERRTGAADHVVDNTGSLEELTQSVDSLWETLTS; translated from the coding sequence CGGTGAGCGCGCTCCTCGCTGAGCGCGGTGCGGTCGTGATCGACTCGGACCTGCTCTCGCGCGAGGTGGTCGAGCCCGGGACCGAGGGGCTGGCCGCGGTCGTCGCGCGCTTCGGCGACGGGGTCCTCGACGCGGACGGGCGCCTCGACCGGCCGGCGCTGGGTGCGATCGTGTTCGCTGACGACGCCGCGCGGCGGGACCTCGAGGCGATCGTGCACCCCCTCGTGCGTGCGCGGGCGGCCGAGCTGGAGCGCGCCGCCGGCGAGGACGCGGTCGTGGTCCACGACGTCCCGCTGCTGGTCGAGACGGGACAGACCGACGCGTACGACGTGGTGGTCGTCGTCGACGTCCCGACCGAGACGCAGGTCGAGCGTCTGGTGCAGCAGCGGGGGATGGCGGAGGTCGACGCGCGGGCGAGGATCACCGCCCAGGCCACCCGGGAACGACGAACCGGTGCTGCCGACCACGTGGTCGACAACACCGGTTCGCTGGAGGAGCTCACGCAGTCCGTCGACTCCCTGTGGGAGACGCTGACGTCGTGA